In Nitrospinota bacterium, the sequence AACCTTGTCATATAAAAGTTCTTTTGTTGCAGTGAGAACATTTGGAAACCTTTGAATCGTTTCTCTATCTTTGCGAATCAAATCCTCATACCTGTCAAATAGAACTTTATGGTGAGCAACAAGGTCAAAACCATTTAACTTCTGCCCATACATTTGGTCCCAAATCATTTCAGATAATGACTTGGAACGGTAATAGTTTCGTACTTCTCTAGATACATCTACAAGAGTATCTATGTAACTTCGTACAAACGGGTCTATTGGCTTACAATACTCTCCTTGAGAATATTGTATAAATGCAACATCTAGCTCATCTTTTTTCAAAGATGAGATATTTATCCATACGTGTGGCAAGTTCTCAAGATAATTACATCTGCTCATCACATTCGATTGACCTTCGCTGTAAAGTGGCCTCGTCATTTCATCTATATGAATAAACGAATAAACTAGCTTTGCATCGTGATCGAGCAGAAAATCGTTGAAGCGATTGATTGTTTCAACTGAGATCGAATTATCAGCAAGTGAATTTAAATCTTTGCTATCAAGATATATTAACATAATGCTTTTCCGGGTAGTCGGGGTCGCCCCTGACCCCGACGCCTTTATCCCCTCCTCTCCTCCATCGCCTCGATGAAGCGGTCGAAGAGGTAGCTGGCGTCGTGGGGGCCGGGGGAGGCCTCGGGGTGGTACTGGACGGAGAAGACCGGTCTCGTCCGGTGCCGGAGACCTTCGCAGGTCCCGTCGTTCAGGTTCACGTGGGTGAGCTCCAGCTCTTCCGGCAGTGTCTCTATGTCAACGGCGAAGCCGTGGTTCTGGCTCGTAATCTCGACCTTCTCGGTGGTGAGGTCCTTGACCGGCTGGTTGGCCCCCCTGTGGCCGAACTTGAGCTTGAAGGTCTTCGCGCCGAGCGCGAGCGCCATAATCTGGTGGCCGAGGCATATTCCAAATAGGGGTTTGTCCAGCTTATCCAGCAAGGCCGCCACCGTCTCGGCGGCATACGGCACGCCGGTCGGGTCGCCGGGGCCGTTGGAGAGGAAGATGCCGTCGAAGGTCTCGGCCCTCTCCAGGAGCCACTCGGCCGAGGCGGTGGCCGGCGCCACCTGGACGTCGCAGCCGCGAGCCACGAGGTTTCTCAGGATGTTTTGCTTGATGCCGTAGTCGAAGGCCACCACCCGGTGGCGGGCTTCACCTGGGCCGGCGTAGCCGTCCTTCAAACTCCAGAGAGCCTGCTCCCAGCCGTAGGGCTCCTGGCAGGTGACTTCCCGGACGAGGTCCCTTCCGATCAGGGAGGGCACGGCCCTGGCCTTCTCCATCAGTGAGCCCCGGTCGAGGTCCACCGACGACAGCACCCCGTCCATGGCCCCGACCGTCCGGATGTGCTTGGTCAGAGCCCGGGTGTCGATGCCCTCAATTCCAACGATGCCCCAGGCTTTCAAGTAAGCGTCGAAGCTCATCCGGGAGCGCCACGAGGAAGGCGCCCTGGAGGCCTCCCGAACGATGAAGCCCTCCACCTGGGGTCGGGCCGACTCGAAGTCTTCCTCGTTGCAGCCGACGTTGCCGATCAAAGGGTAGGTCATGGCGACGATCTGGCCCTTGTATGAGGGGTCGGTCGTAATCTCCTGGTAACCGGTCATGGAGGTGTTGAAGACCACCTCGCCCGTGGCCTCTCCGAGGGCCCCGAGGGCCCGGCCCTCGAAGATCATCCCGTCTTTGAGCGCCAGGATGGCCTTCTCGCTCATGTCTCGCTCTTTTCTTGACTCAC encodes:
- the carA gene encoding glutamine-hydrolyzing carbamoyl-phosphate synthase small subunit encodes the protein MSEKAILALKDGMIFEGRALGALGEATGEVVFNTSMTGYQEITTDPSYKGQIVAMTYPLIGNVGCNEEDFESARPQVEGFIVREASRAPSSWRSRMSFDAYLKAWGIVGIEGIDTRALTKHIRTVGAMDGVLSSVDLDRGSLMEKARAVPSLIGRDLVREVTCQEPYGWEQALWSLKDGYAGPGEARHRVVAFDYGIKQNILRNLVARGCDVQVAPATASAEWLLERAETFDGIFLSNGPGDPTGVPYAAETVAALLDKLDKPLFGICLGHQIMALALGAKTFKLKFGHRGANQPVKDLTTEKVEITSQNHGFAVDIETLPEELELTHVNLNDGTCEGLRHRTRPVFSVQYHPEASPGPHDASYLFDRFIEAMEERRG